In Nicotiana tabacum cultivar K326 chromosome 19, ASM71507v2, whole genome shotgun sequence, one DNA window encodes the following:
- the LOC107826020 gene encoding kinesin-like protein KIN-1 isoform X1: MSNMKVCALFRPLNSKELSEFRDAVSVQGITSESFVIKDEKEQEFDFTFDRVFYQGSEQADIYEFLALPIVQGAVDAINGTIINYGQTGAGKTYSMEGPSILDCESKNKGLLQRVVDGLFMAIMNSEKPIKYTIKLSMVEIYMEKVRDLLDLSKDNIQIKESKVHGIILSGATEVAISDSAEALQNLSSGIANRAVGETQMNMSSSRSHCLYIFTVHQELTKDKRYYPSIGLIYLKDLSKIFEFPSRTKFGKLILVDLAGSEKVDKTGAEGKILEEAKTINQSLTALGKVINAMTSSAPGKPTHIPYRDSKLTRILQDSLGGYSQTALLCCCSPSPYNASESLSTLRFGARAKHIKASVHVSCKEDLDNNKEATVSTNGDESRERILAKLRVRMTAEDVQLLEELFVLEGIFYDPNSVEEIEAAYEDITSRTISSLYKTVVELSTVAEKLKRENAALKASLKASEESYLHQLERRPLCLIL; this comes from the exons ATGTCGAATATGAAAGTTTGCGCGCTGTTCAGACCTCTGAATTCGAAGGAACTCTCTGAGTTTCGCGATGCTGTCTCTGTTCAAGGCATTACCTCTGAGTCCTTCGTAATCAAG GATGAAAAGGAACAGGAATTTGATTTTACGTTCGACAGAGTTTTCTATCAAGGATCTGAACAAGCTGATATATATGAATTTCTAGCTCTGCCTATAGTCCAAG GTGCTGTAGATGCAATAAATGGTACGATTATCAATTACGGACAG ACCGGAGCAGGAAAGACATATAGCATGGAG GGACCAAGCATTCTAGATTGTGAAAGCAAGAACAAAGGACTATTGCAGAGGGTAGTGGATGGGCTTTTTATGGCCATAATGAATTCGGAGAAACCAATCAAATACACAATCAAATTATCAATG GTAGAGATCTACATGGAGAAAGTAAG GGATCTGCTTGATTTATCGAAGGACAATATACAGATAAAAGAGAGCAAAGTACACGGAATAATTCTAAGTGGAGCAACAGAA GTAGCTATATCCGACTCTGCAGAAGCACTACAAAATTTATCT AGTGGGATAGCTAATAGGGCAGTTGGAGAAACAC AAATGAATATGTCGAGCAGCAGAAGCCATTGCCTTTACATATTTACTGTCCACCAGGAGCTGACAAAGGATAAAAGGTATTATCCCTCAATAGGTTTGATATACTTGAAAGATCTATCCAAAATATTTGAATTTCCAAGCAGGACCAAATTTGGAAAGCTGATACTCGTCGACTTGGCTGGGTCTGAAAAAGTTGATAAGACTGGAGCTGAAGGtaaaattcttgaagaagcaaaGACCATCAATCAGTCCCTCACAGCACTTGGGAAAGTGATAAATGCTATGACTAGCAGTGCTCCAGGAAAGCCAACTCATATTCCTTATCGTGATTCTAAGCTCACTCGGATCCTACAAGATTCTCTT GGGGGATACTCTCAGACTGCATTACTTTGCTGTTGCTCTCCAAGCCCTTACAATGCTTCAGAGAGCCTCTCCACCCTGCGATTCGGTGCTAG AGCAAAGCATATAAAGGCATCAGTACATGTTAGTTGCAAGGAAGATCTAGACAATAACAAGGAAGCAACCGTCTCAACCAATGGAGATGAGTCCAGGGAGAGGatattggccaag CTGAGAGTGAGAATGACTGCCGAAGATGTTCAATTGCTTGAGGAATTATTTGTACTGGAGGGGATTTTCTATGATCCCAATTCAGTTGAGGAGATAGAAGCTGCATATGAAGATATTACGTCAAGGACAATCTCATCATTATATAAAACCGTGGTAGAGCTGAGTACAGTTGCGGAGAAG TTGAAGAGGGAGAATGCCGCTCTTAAGGCCAGCTTGAAAGCTTCAGAAGAGTCTTATCTACATCAACTCGAAAGAAGGCCGCTCTGCTTGATTCTCTGA
- the LOC107826017 gene encoding GDSL esterase/lipase At1g54790-like encodes MASSTTCFLHILALFFICFPLANTIDFDYPAVFNFGDSNSDTGGLVAGVGDRLEPPNGQTYFQKPSGRFCDGRLIIDFLMDAMDLPFLNSYLDSIGAPTFRKGANFAAAGSTILPATASSVSPFSFGIQVAQFFRFKNRVLEIQAKTRKYDKYVPAQDFFQKGLYMFDIGQNDLAGGFYSKTLDQILASIPTILVEFEDGVKRLYDLGARNFWVHNTGPLGCLGQNIAKFGTDASKLDELGCVSSHNQAAKILNLQLYALCKKLQGQYTDANITHVDIFTIKSNLIANNSRYGFEQPLMACCGYGGPPLNYDSRVACGQTKVVDGNNVTAKACNDSSEYINWDGIHYTETANQLVASQILTGKYSDPPFADKMPFLLKLKF; translated from the exons ATGGCTTCTTCAACCACTTGTTTTCTCCACATTCTTGCCCTCTTCTTCATCTGTTTTCCCCTGGCCAATACCATAGATTTCGATTACCCTGCAGTCTTCAACTTTGGTGATTCAAATTCTGATACAGGAGGGCTTGTTGCAGGCGTTGGTGATCGCCTGGAGCCACCTAATGGACAGACTTATTTCCAGAAACCATCTGGGAGGTTCTGTGATGGCCGGCTAATCATCGATTTCTTGA tGGATGCAATGGACCTGCCATTCTTGAACTCCTATTTGGATTCCATTGGTGCACCAACTTTCAGAAAAGGAGCTAACTTTGCAGCTGCTGGTTCAACCATACTTCCTGCCACTGCATCATCTGTTAGCCCTTTTTCATTTGGGATTCAAGTTGCTCAGTTTTTCAGGTTCAAGAATCGGGTTCTCGAAATCCAAGCTAAGA CCAGAAAATATGATAAGTATGTTCCAGCTCAAGATTTTTTCCAGAAAGGTCTTTATATGTTCGATATAGGCCAGAATGATCTTGCTGGTGGATTTTATTCCAAGACATTGGATCAAATTCTAGCTTCAATTCCAACAATTCTTGTAGAATTTGAAGATGGTGTCAAG AGATTGTATGACCTAGGAGCCAGGAATTTCTGGGTTCATAACACCGGTCCTTTGGGTTGCTTAGGTCAGAATATAGCCAAATTTGGAACTGATGCATCAAAGTTGGATGAACTAGGATGTGTTAGCTCACATAATCAAGCTGCAAAAATTTTGAACCTGCAGCTTTACGCTCTTTGCAAGAAGCTGCAGGGCCAGTATACAGATGCAAATATCACTCATGTCGATATTTTCACCATCAAGTCTAATCTGATAGCAAATAATTCCCGATATG GATTTGAGCAGCCCTTAATGGCTTGCTGTGGATATGGAGGACCTCCACTCAACTATGACAGCAGGGTTGCCTGTGGTCAGACAAAGGTGGTTGATGGAAACAATGTCACGGCCAAAGCATGCAATGACAGTAGTGAATATATCAATTGGGATGGAATTCACTACACAGAAACTGCAAATCAGTTGGTTGCCTCACAAATTCTCACCGGAAAATACTCCGATCCACCCTTTGCAGACAAGATGCCTTTCCTTCTTAAACTGAAGTTTTGA
- the LOC107826018 gene encoding UPF0603 protein At1g54780, chloroplastic — protein sequence METILSPPSLCPLFNPKTASLSKPFLPLSHLPRSSSISSAKPICCSLKKQASKIDKDSSFSIPKSWFSSVQQGLAAVAISLALNFCPVVLSGSALASEFDVLNEGPPKDSYVVDDAGVLSRVTKSDLKALLSDVEKRKGFHINFITVRKLTSKADAFEYADTVLEKWYPSVEQGNDKGIVVLITSQKEGAITGGPEFVKAVGDTVLDATVSENLPVLATEEKYNEAIYSTAKRLVAAIDGLPDPGGPQLKDNKRESNFKSREETDEKRGQFTLVVGGLLVIAFVVPMAQYYAYVSKK from the exons ATGGAAACCATTCTCTCCCCTCCTTCTCTTTGTCCTCTCTTCAACCCCAAAACAGCTTCCCTTTCAAAGCCTTTTCTTCCCCTCTCTCACTTACCTagatcaagttcaataagttcaGCTAAGCCAATTTGCTGCAGCCTCAAGAAACAAGCTTCCAAGATTGACAAAGACTCATCTTTTTCAATACCCAAAAGTTGGTTTTCCAGTGTTCAGCAAGGATTAGCTGCTGTAGCTATTTCTTTAGCCCTCAATTTTTGTCCAGTTGTGTTATCTGGTTCTGCATTGGCTTCTGAATTTGATGTGCTAAATGAAGGTCCTCCAAAGGACTCCTATGTGGTCGATGATGCTGGTGTACTTAGTAGGGTGACAAAGTCTGATTTGAAGGCATTGTTGTCTGATGTGGAGAAGAGAAAAGGCTTCCACATTAATTTCATCACTGTCCGCAAACTCACT AGCAAAGCTGATGCTTTTGAGTACGCTGATACTGTTTTGGAGAAGTGGTACCCGAGTGTTGAGCAAGGAAATGACAAGGGTATAGTTGTGCTCATTACAAGTCAAAAGGAAGGCGCGATAACTGGTGGTCCTGAATTTGTAAAGGCTGTTGGAGACACTGTTCTTGATGCTACTGTCTCAGAGAACCTTCCAG TCTTGGCTACTGAAGAGAAGTACAATGAAGCAATTTACAGCACTGCCAAACGTCTTGTTGCTGCCATTGATGGCCTTCCTGATCCTGGGGGTCCCCAGCTCAAGGATAATAAAAGAGAATCCAATTTCAAATCCAGAGAGGAAACAGATGAGAAAAGAGGACAATTCACACTTGTCGTTGGTGGCTTGTTAGTGATTGCTTTCGTTGTTCCCATGGCTCAATACTATGCATATGTTTCAAAGAAGTGA
- the LOC107826020 gene encoding kinesin-like protein KIN-1 isoform X2 yields the protein MSNMKVCALFRPLNSKELSEFRDAVSVQGITSESFVIKDEKEQEFDFTFDRVFYQGSEQADIYEFLALPIVQGAVDAINGTIINYGQTGAGKTYSMEGPSILDCESKNKGLLQRVVDGLFMAIMNSEKPIKYTIKLSMVEIYMEKVRDLLDLSKDNIQIKESKVHGIILSGATEVAISDSAEALQNLSSGIANRAVGETQMNMSSSRSHCLYIFTVHQELTKDKRTKFGKLILVDLAGSEKVDKTGAEGKILEEAKTINQSLTALGKVINAMTSSAPGKPTHIPYRDSKLTRILQDSLGGYSQTALLCCCSPSPYNASESLSTLRFGARAKHIKASVHVSCKEDLDNNKEATVSTNGDESRERILAKLRVRMTAEDVQLLEELFVLEGIFYDPNSVEEIEAAYEDITSRTISSLYKTVVELSTVAEKLKRENAALKASLKASEESYLHQLERRPLCLIL from the exons ATGTCGAATATGAAAGTTTGCGCGCTGTTCAGACCTCTGAATTCGAAGGAACTCTCTGAGTTTCGCGATGCTGTCTCTGTTCAAGGCATTACCTCTGAGTCCTTCGTAATCAAG GATGAAAAGGAACAGGAATTTGATTTTACGTTCGACAGAGTTTTCTATCAAGGATCTGAACAAGCTGATATATATGAATTTCTAGCTCTGCCTATAGTCCAAG GTGCTGTAGATGCAATAAATGGTACGATTATCAATTACGGACAG ACCGGAGCAGGAAAGACATATAGCATGGAG GGACCAAGCATTCTAGATTGTGAAAGCAAGAACAAAGGACTATTGCAGAGGGTAGTGGATGGGCTTTTTATGGCCATAATGAATTCGGAGAAACCAATCAAATACACAATCAAATTATCAATG GTAGAGATCTACATGGAGAAAGTAAG GGATCTGCTTGATTTATCGAAGGACAATATACAGATAAAAGAGAGCAAAGTACACGGAATAATTCTAAGTGGAGCAACAGAA GTAGCTATATCCGACTCTGCAGAAGCACTACAAAATTTATCT AGTGGGATAGCTAATAGGGCAGTTGGAGAAACAC AAATGAATATGTCGAGCAGCAGAAGCCATTGCCTTTACATATTTACTGTCCACCAGGAGCTGACAAAGGATAAAAG GACCAAATTTGGAAAGCTGATACTCGTCGACTTGGCTGGGTCTGAAAAAGTTGATAAGACTGGAGCTGAAGGtaaaattcttgaagaagcaaaGACCATCAATCAGTCCCTCACAGCACTTGGGAAAGTGATAAATGCTATGACTAGCAGTGCTCCAGGAAAGCCAACTCATATTCCTTATCGTGATTCTAAGCTCACTCGGATCCTACAAGATTCTCTT GGGGGATACTCTCAGACTGCATTACTTTGCTGTTGCTCTCCAAGCCCTTACAATGCTTCAGAGAGCCTCTCCACCCTGCGATTCGGTGCTAG AGCAAAGCATATAAAGGCATCAGTACATGTTAGTTGCAAGGAAGATCTAGACAATAACAAGGAAGCAACCGTCTCAACCAATGGAGATGAGTCCAGGGAGAGGatattggccaag CTGAGAGTGAGAATGACTGCCGAAGATGTTCAATTGCTTGAGGAATTATTTGTACTGGAGGGGATTTTCTATGATCCCAATTCAGTTGAGGAGATAGAAGCTGCATATGAAGATATTACGTCAAGGACAATCTCATCATTATATAAAACCGTGGTAGAGCTGAGTACAGTTGCGGAGAAG TTGAAGAGGGAGAATGCCGCTCTTAAGGCCAGCTTGAAAGCTTCAGAAGAGTCTTATCTACATCAACTCGAAAGAAGGCCGCTCTGCTTGATTCTCTGA